TCTCCAGACTTTGCAACACGAGTGCGAGACCCTGGAGCAGGAGTATCGGCGGCACTATGAGCCCTACCCGCATCTCAGCCACGCCTGGACCGACAAAAAGCAGTTTGTGTGTGTCTGCGAAGATATTACCCATAAGGACCTGGCTCAGGGAGTCGCCGAGGGCTTTGACGAGGTCGAAACCCTCAAACGCTACAGCACGTTTTCAATGGGGCCGTGTCAGGGTCGCATGTGTGCGACTTCGTCAGCACGGATCTGTGCCCGATACGCTGGCGCTGAGCTGGCAACGCGGACGACCACGGCCCGTCCGCCCGTGACGCCGGTTCCCCTCGGCGTGCTGGCCGGACGTGGGCATCAGCCGGAAAAACATACCCCTCTGCACCAGCGCCATATCGCGCTTGG
This genomic window from Gemmatimonadota bacterium contains:
- a CDS encoding (2Fe-2S)-binding protein is translated as EGALVVPLDAQRRPFPHASRFIPCDLICLSTDRTPTAALVAQSGGELGYDEALGQTVPQQLPSQVLCAGDVTGIHHLPATLVQGRLAGLRAAHSLRASETSAASSLQTLQHECETLEQEYRRHYEPYPHLSHAWTDKKQFVCVCEDITHKDLAQGVAEGFDEVETLKRYSTFSMGPCQGRMCATSSARICARYAGAELATRTTTARPPVTPVPLGVLAGRGHQPEKHTPLHQRHIALG